From Chloracidobacterium thermophilum B:
CAGGGGTGAACTTGACGGCATTGAAGAGCAACTCCCGCAGAACCTGGGTCACGCGCAGGGCATCGCCCACCGCCGGCAGGTGTTCCGGCCCTGCCAGATGATACTGGTGCTGGCGATGCCGGGCGTGAACCTTGATTTCTTCGAGCGTGGTCCGTACCAGGACCGCGACATCAAACGGCTGGCAACTGATGGGCAGGCGATCAGTGGTGGTTGTCATCAGCAGCGTGAGGTTCTGGACGATGGTGGTGAGGTTTGAGATGGCCGCCTGCATGGCCGCGCGGGCTTCCCGGACATCAGCGGGCGAGTCGGCCATCACTGCCAGCAAATCACAGTAGCCCTGGAGAATGGTCAGCGGCCCGCGCAGTTCGTGGCTGGTCATGCGGAGGAATTTTTCCTTGAGTTCGGTCAGGCGTTGTAATTCACGGTTTGCCTGCTGCAGGGCGGTGTTTTGCTGGCGCAGCCTCACCCGCCCGAAGCACTTCTCGATGGCCAGGTGCATCTGCCCGACATCAAAGGGCTTGGGGATGAAGTCACTGGCGCCGAGCTTCATCGCCTCGACGGCTTCCTCGATGCGTCCATAGCCGGTAATCATCAACACCTCGATGGACGGGTCATGGGCCTTGACCAGTTCAATGACAGCCAGCCCTCCCTGGCGCGGCATGCGCAGGTCGGTGATGACAAGATGGGGGCGGAAGCTGACCAGCAATGGGGCCACTTCACTGCCATCTGCTGCCGTGCACACCTGGCAGTCACTGAGAAAGTCCTTAAAGAAAAGCCGGATTTCCGCCTCGTCATCCACAACGAGCACCCGGCGGTTTAACTCAACCGACGGAGCGGCAACAGCATCTTCCATCACCTACACTCCAGCATCTGGCACTCCGGCGTCTAGGGGCGAACCATCGGCCGCTGCTGGCGCGCCAGATTCAGAATTTCGTGGGCCAGTGCCTCCTTGGTCATCAGTGGCAGTGTCCGGGTTTCACCGCTGGCCAGGACGAAGGTAGCCCGGTTGGTATCGGTGTCAAACCCGGCGCCAGCCTCAGTGACATCGTTGAACACCAGAAGGTCGGCACCTTTGCGGCGGAGCTTTTCCAGAGCCGCTTCCAGTGACCAGCCCGTTTCAGCCGCAAAGCCGACGACGAAGCGGGACCCCTTCCGCGCACTGACGGCGGCGAGGATGTCTTCGGTGGGTTCAAGGTCGAGCTGGCGCAGCGGTGCCGGGGTCCTTTTCAGCTTTTCCGTCGCCACCTGCCGCGGACGGTAGTCGCAGACGGCGGCCGCCTTGATCACCATCGTGGCTGCCGGCAGACACCGCAGCACGGCCTCATACATCTCGCGGGTGGAGCGGACAGCAATGGTTTCAACGCCCTCCGGCGGGGTCAGCCGGGTCGGACCACTGATGAGGGTGACGGTTGCGCCGCGCACCTGCGCCGCCCGCGCCACGGCGTAGCCCATCTTCCCTGAAGAGCGGTTCGTCAGGTAGCGGACTGGATCAATGTCCTCAATCGTGGGCCCGGCCGTCACCAGAACGTGGTCGCCGGTCAAGTCACGCGGTGTTGTTTCCACCGTTGTTTCCAACGTCGCCAGCGATGTCCACACCGTCTCAACGATGCGGTCAGGGTCAGCCAGCCGCCCTTCACCAACCATGCCACAGGCCAGAAACCCGGCCTCCGGCTCGATGATGTGGACGCCACGCGCCCGCAACCGGGCCAGATTGTCCTGTGTGGCCGGGTGCCGCCACATCTCCACATTCATCGCCGGGGCCACAAAGGTCGGACAGGTCGCCGCCAGATAGACGGTTGACAGAAAATCATCAGCAATACCGTGGGCCAGTTTGGCCAAACAGTTGGCCGTGGCCGGCGCAATCACCAGCGCGTCCGTGCGCTGGGCCAGGGCAATGTGGGCAATGTTGGTATCGTCGTCGCGTCCCCAGTGCGACGTATGGACGGGCTTCCCGGAAAGCGCCTGGAAGGTCAGCGGCTGGATGAAGTGCGTCGCCGCCTCGGTCATGACGACCTCGACCGTGGCGCCGAGCTGCTGCAGGCCACGCAACACCAGAATCGCTTTGTAGGCACCAATACAGCCGGTGACGCCCAGAGTGATGTGCTTCGTCATTATTGGGAAGGTCCGCTTGCTCCCCGGCGCATCCCCACACAGGAACATCAGCCCGCAATGGGGCCGGGCTTGGTTTGTCAGGAGGATAACGCTATCGTAACACACAAGGCATTTCCAGTGTCACTTGGCAGATAGCGTCTGCCTCTCTCAGAAAGGCTGTTGATTATGTCGGCTGAAACCACAGAAACCAGGTTTTCCCATCTCTCCAAGGAATTTCTCCACGTGGTGGAGGTTGCGGCCATTGCCGCGGCGCGCACCATGGGGTTTGGCCAAAGAAAACAGTCCGACCGCGCCGCCGTTGAGGCCATGCGCGAGGCCATGCGTACAGTGCGCATGAATGGGCGGATTGTGATTGGCGAAGGCGAGCGCGACAAAGCTCCGATGCTCTATATCGGCGAGCGCGTCGGTGCCGGGGCCGAGCTTCCCGACGACGATGAGACCTTCCCCGCCGTGGATATTGCGGTTGATCCGCTTGAAGGAACAAATCTCTGCGCCACTGGCGCGGCCAATGCGATTGCCGTTCTGGCGGCGGCCGAGCGGGGCGGACTGCTCCATGCTCCCGACATGTACATGAACAAGCTCGTCGTTGGGCCGGCCGCCAAGGGAAAGCTCGACATTGACGCTCCGGTGGCCGAGAACCTCAAAATTCTCTCGGACTGCCTGCGGCGGGCCGTCACTGACCTGGTGGTTTCGGTGCTTGACCGCCCGCGCCACGCCAGGCTCATTGCCGACATCCGGGAAGCCGGGGCCCGCATCCAGCTCATTTCGGATGGCGACCTGTCGGCCGGCATCAGCGCGGCCATCGGCGGGTCGGGCGTCCATGCCGTCATGGGCATCGGCGGGGCCCCGGAGGGAGTGCTGACGGCGGCAGCCATGAAGTGCCTGAACGGTGAAATCCAGGCACGCTTTGTGCTCAAGGACCAACTCCATGCCGAAGACCACACCAAAGTCACGGAAGACAGCGAGACGCTCGCCCGCATGCGGGCCATGGGCATTGAGGACCCGGCGCGGGTCTATCGGACGGATGACCTGGCGCCCGGAAAGCACATCATCTTCGCCATGACCGGCGTGACCAATGGGACGGTGCTGCGCGGAGTACGCTTTTTCGGTGCCGGCAAACGCACCTCGTCGCTTCTGATGACAACCTGTCCGCATACAGTACGGCTGGTGGATACGGTCCACGTTGAGGGCGGGCCCGACACGGTCATCCGGCTGTGAAGCATCCGCTCCTGAGCCGGCTGCACCGCCCAAAGATATGGTGTCAACGGCAGTGGCCGTCCTATACTGGCGCTTTGTCAGGGCATCCACCGTCGCTCCGGGCCGGTCCGACAGGCCCAGGTTGGTTGTGGCGGTGTGGCTGGGTTGGCTCTGGCTCGTCGGCATCGGGGATGAGCATTGAGGTTCGGTCCTGATTTGGCTCACCGGGTTGGGGACAAACTGAAGTACAGCCGGGTTCCGCGTGTTCCAGGCTGTATCAGGGGGGACGTGCATGCGATATCTGTTCCGTAGTTTCTTCGCCGGTTGGTTGTGCCTTGTCCTGGGTACGACCCTGACGCTGGCCACAGAACGCTCTGAAGGGTGTGTGGTGACTGGGGTGGTCACAGATCACAGCGGCGGGCCCATTGCCCACGCCATCATCTCCATTTTCCGGGATGGAGATGAAAAGGAAGTCCTGGTGACAGCTTCCAGCGACCGCAGCGGCCGGTTCACACTCTCCCGGCTTACACCAGGCGTCTATCGGCTGCTGGCGGCAGCGCGTGGCTTCCAGACGTTGATCAGCGAACCAACTGAGTTGATAGCGGGACAAACGTCCCGGATGCGGCTTATGCTGCGCCCGGCGCCGGACCCCAGGGTAACGGGGGTCAATCCGGTCAAGTACCAGAACCGGCGCCACCGTGGCATCTTCAATGCCACAGCCACGACTTCCGACACGTCAGACCCGGCACGGCCGGGCACACCTCTCTGGCATGGGGCGGCGCTGATTGGCTCAACCGGATACGACAGCCAGGTGACGGCTGAAGTCACACCGGGGATGGAAATCGGCGCTTACCTGCGCCGTGGCTGGGAAGGCCAGTCGGTCACTATCGGTGGGGCGCTCCGCTACAGCGCCGGACAGCATCGCGGACGCCTCCGCTGGCAAACCGATCAGGTGACCGCCGATCCGGTCCTGCCCGCTCCAGCCGCGCCCGCGCCGGGCAGCCTGTTTTTCCGCCACGACTTCCAGGCGGCAGATGCCTGGCAGCTCACCGACCGGCTCCAG
This genomic window contains:
- a CDS encoding hybrid sensor histidine kinase/response regulator → MEDAVAAPSVELNRRVLVVDDEAEIRLFFKDFLSDCQVCTAADGSEVAPLLVSFRPHLVITDLRMPRQGGLAVIELVKAHDPSIEVLMITGYGRIEEAVEAMKLGASDFIPKPFDVGQMHLAIEKCFGRVRLRQQNTALQQANRELQRLTELKEKFLRMTSHELRGPLTILQGYCDLLAVMADSPADVREARAAMQAAISNLTTIVQNLTLLMTTTTDRLPISCQPFDVAVLVRTTLEEIKVHARHRQHQYHLAGPEHLPAVGDALRVTQVLRELLFNAVKFTPDHGNIHVRLTSGEPYFTIEVEDNGIGMAAHEVAVAFESFYEVASSQYHSTSRTNFKGGGLGIGLTLVRDVVTAYGGRVSIVSEPGKGTTVTVRLPRDRTPVADLNLDQTEKTA
- the coaBC gene encoding bifunctional phosphopantothenoylcysteine decarboxylase/phosphopantothenate--cysteine ligase CoaBC; the encoded protein is MTKHITLGVTGCIGAYKAILVLRGLQQLGATVEVVMTEAATHFIQPLTFQALSGKPVHTSHWGRDDDTNIAHIALAQRTDALVIAPATANCLAKLAHGIADDFLSTVYLAATCPTFVAPAMNVEMWRHPATQDNLARLRARGVHIIEPEAGFLACGMVGEGRLADPDRIVETVWTSLATLETTVETTPRDLTGDHVLVTAGPTIEDIDPVRYLTNRSSGKMGYAVARAAQVRGATVTLISGPTRLTPPEGVETIAVRSTREMYEAVLRCLPAATMVIKAAAVCDYRPRQVATEKLKRTPAPLRQLDLEPTEDILAAVSARKGSRFVVGFAAETGWSLEAALEKLRRKGADLLVFNDVTEAGAGFDTDTNRATFVLASGETRTLPLMTKEALAHEILNLARQQRPMVRP
- the glpX gene encoding class II fructose-bisphosphatase — encoded protein: MSAETTETRFSHLSKEFLHVVEVAAIAAARTMGFGQRKQSDRAAVEAMREAMRTVRMNGRIVIGEGERDKAPMLYIGERVGAGAELPDDDETFPAVDIAVDPLEGTNLCATGAANAIAVLAAAERGGLLHAPDMYMNKLVVGPAAKGKLDIDAPVAENLKILSDCLRRAVTDLVVSVLDRPRHARLIADIREAGARIQLISDGDLSAGISAAIGGSGVHAVMGIGGAPEGVLTAAAMKCLNGEIQARFVLKDQLHAEDHTKVTEDSETLARMRAMGIEDPARVYRTDDLAPGKHIIFAMTGVTNGTVLRGVRFFGAGKRTSSLLMTTCPHTVRLVDTVHVEGGPDTVIRL